The following coding sequences lie in one Trichoderma breve strain T069 chromosome 1, whole genome shotgun sequence genomic window:
- a CDS encoding alpha/beta hydrolase fold domain-containing protein, translating into MEIVPEHIRKPTVPEPDDYVNPLEASSRWTLNARAQAIRYASSLGFSIANRTEPAAPTPSTEFWVDSTLAEAKGPKKIRVEVWTPPRLAIGPRACVVALHGGGWILGQGTDNARWACAVMTSLDAVVFTVNYRLAPNYPFPTPIEDCVDAILAIAKRAAQFGIDPNRMILSGFSAGATTALSSWLILKEPARWNYTLPFAVPRITGLVLFYPGLDWTINRADKRLSCARPDLTLSKGLTDLIDASYVYPPIPRPDRADLRLSPGLMPDELMKNLPPIHLCLCEYDMLLAEGLRFAERLKALKKTVTVRVVAKEKHAWDCPPPMVQKESVEVEYGEATQAIANWLGQEHDTDRESMRSMKTKRLRIPRPSFLALRSKSTIGPF; encoded by the coding sequence ATGGAGATCGTCCCGGAACACATCAGGAAACCGACAGTCCCGGAGCCGGATGACTATGTCAACCCCTTGGAGGCAAGTTCCCGCTGGACCCTGAATGCGCGTGCTCAGGCCATCCGCTATGCGTCCAGCCTCGGCTtcagcatcgccaaccgCACTGAGCCTGCGGCACCTACGCCGTCCACCGAGTTCTGGGTTGACTCGACGCTCGCCGAAGCCAAGGGCCCCAAGAAGATCCGCGTCGAGGTATGGACGCCGCCGCGCCTGGCCATCGGGCCTCGTGCCTGTGTCGTGGCCCTCCATGGAGGCGGATGGATTCTGGGTCAGGGCACCGACAATGCGCGCTGGGCATGCGCCGTCATGACCTCGCTGGATGCCGTCGTCTTCACTGTCAACTATCGCCTGGCCCCCAATTACCCGTTCCCGACGCCCATTGAGGACTGCGTCGATGCCATCCTGGCGATTGCGAAACGTGCCGCGCAGTTTGGCATCGACCCCAATCGTATGATTCTCTCGGGCTTCTCCGCAGGGGCCACCACGGCCCTCTCCAGCTGGCTCATTCTGAAAGAGCCGGCGCGCTGGAACTACACGCTGCCATTCGCCGTCCCTCGCATCACCGGTCTCGTGCTCTTCTATCCCGGCCTGGACTGGACAATCAACAGGGCAGACAAGAGGCTTAGTTGCGCCCGTCCCGATCTCACCTTGTCCAAGGGCCTGACAGACCTCATCGATGCCTCATACGTCTATCCTCCCATTCCTCGTCCTGATCGCGCCGACTTGAGGCTCTCTCCGGGCCTAATGCCGGATGAGCTCATGAAGAATTTGCCGCCCATCCACTTGTGCTTATGCGAATATGACATGCTTCTCGCCGAGGGTCTCCGCTTCGCAGAAAGACTAAAGGccctgaagaagacggtaACCGTCCGTGTCGTCGCAAAGGAAAAGCATGCATGGGACTGCCCCCCGCCAATGGTGCAAAAGGAGAGCGTCGAGGTCGAATATGGAGAGGCAACTCAGGCCATCGCCAATTGGCTAGGTCAGGAGCACGACACGGACAGGGAGTCGATGCGGTCTATGAAGACGAAGCGCCTGCGGATCCCCCGGCCTAGCTTCCTGGCCCTCAGGTCGAAATCAACAATAGGGCCCTTTTGA
- a CDS encoding glycolipid transfer protein (GLTP) domain-containing protein, producing MSALAIPEGATIVHTFKQSFVDVPIDAEKGNAIATTQFLDAAESLTTMFDVLGSVAFSPVKNDMLGNVKKLRERQLAAPAESENIQDLVRNELKTKKHTATEGLLWLVRGLEFTCLALSANVANPSEELADSFRNAYGSTLKPHHSFLIKPVFSAAMSACPYRNDFYTKLGADQDKVSTDLRVYLAALDKIVGILKGFVESKEAKW from the exons ATGTCTGCTCTTGCCATCCCCGAGGGCGCCACCATCGTCCACACCTTCAAGCAGTCCTTTGTCGACGTGCCCATTGATGCCGAAAAGGGCAATGCCATTGCTACCACCCAGTTCCTCGATGCTGCCGAGTCCCTGACCACCATGTTTG ATGTTCTGGGCTCTGTTGCCTTCTCTCCTGTCAAGAACGATATGCTTGGCAACGTCAAG AAACTCCGTGAGCGTCAGCTCGCCGCTCCCGCCGAGTCTGAGAACATCCAGGACCTCGTCCGCAACGAgctcaagaccaagaagcaCACTGCCACCGAGGGTCTCCTGTGGCTTGTCCG TGGTCTCGAGTTTACTTGCCTTGCCCTCAGCGCCAACGTCGCCAACCCCTCCGAGGAGCTTGCCGACTCCTTCCGAAACGCCTACGGCTCGACCCTCAAGCCTCACCACAGCTTCTTGATCAAGCCCGTCTTCAGCGCTGCCATGAGCGCCTGCCCTTACCGCAACGACTTCTATACCAAGCTCGGAGCTGATCAGGACAAGGTCTCCACTGACCTGAGGGTCTACCTGGCCGCTCTGGATAAGATTGTTGGCATTCTGAAGGGCTTTGTTGAGAGCAAGGAGGCTAAGTGGTAA
- a CDS encoding phospholipase D active site motif domain-containing protein, with protein MAAPKPAQHSGHGFHGFMDNLKGKLHDSKLKDAKVAVSNKKHQIGKFGNLFNRDHRHDEAHEIRCDNKRTKICASHRFQSYFPEREGNLVKWYVDGRDYFWAVSVALEQAKETIYIEDWWLSPELFLRRPPHQKQEYRLDQILKRKAEQGVKIYVIVYKEVEAALTCNSEHTKHALQALCPKGTPGYNNINIMRHPDHNVLENAADMTMYWAHHEKFIVIDYAIAFIGGLDLCFGRWDAHHHPLSDIHPDEVKSEVWPGQDFNNNRVMDFKKVQDWQDNELSKADYGRMPWHDVSMAVIGPCVYDIAEHFVLRWNFVKRDKYKRDERFDWIILEGREGEDEDLIGVQRPKYPQGDYLRHPLNPLSTKNLLGRGTVNAQVVRSSADWSSGILTDRSIQNAYAEVIATAEHYVYIENQFFITATGEHQSPIRNTIGAAIVEAVVRAGKEGRKFRVIIIIPAVPGFAGDLRDDAASGTRAIMDYQYKSICRGEHSIFEQVKAQGVDPTKHIFFFNLRSYDRLNKTPAIAEAEQKTGIKYQKVQRALAEEIMGEGIHGTSDPIENERDNHMGQESEKEKGRNEALQAKEIFEKAKPKEEVQTSTSVSHHAMADQEPLEDEPWADPESEIKNWIQEELYVHAKLLIADDRVVICGSSNLNDRSQMGNHDSELSIVMEDTNIVRTTMDGRPFEAGYHATTLRRFLWREHLGLLPPQDFDAKDDINAQPPSVEPENNVYDNDESWKFVEDPLGDELWDLWTSRADKNTELFRHLFHADPDDHIKTFDDYDRYLPPRGVKSGHIFDQFMPPEEAKKKLAQIKGHLVWMPMDFLKDAEMAERGLQVNSWTESVYT; from the exons ATGGCTGCCCCAAAGCCCGCACAGCATAGTGGACATGGCTTCCACGGCTTCATGGACAACTTGAAGGGCAAGCTCCATGATTCCAAGCTAAAAGACGCCAAAGTAGCTGTATCAAACAAGAAACATCAGATTGGAAAGTTTGGCAACCTGTTCAACAGGGACCACCGACACGACGAGGCGCACGAGATTCGCTGCGATAACAAGAGAACCAAGATCTGTGCCTCTCACCGTTTCCAGTCATACTTCCCCGAGCGCGAAGGAAACCTTGTCAAGTGGTATGTGGACGGACGGGATTATTTCTGGGCGGTATCCGTCGCTTTGGAACAGGCCAAAGAAACAATCTACATTGAAGACTGGTGGCTCTCGCCAGAGCTCTTCCTGAGACGGCCTCCACATCAGAAACAAGAATACAGGCTCGACCAGATtctgaaaagaaaagcagaacAGGGAGTCAAGATCTATGTCATTGTTTACAAAGAGGTCGAAGCAGCGCTTACATGCAATTCCGAACACACCAAACATGCCCTGCAAGCGCTCTGCCCGAAAGGCACTCCAGGATACAACAACATCAATATTATGCGGCATCCGGATCACAATGTGCTCGAAAACGCAGCAGATATGACAATGTACTGGGCTCACCACGAAAagttcatcgtcatcgactATGCGATTGCTTTCATCGGCGGTCTCGATCTCTGTTTTGGGCGATGGGATGCTCACCATCACCCGCTGTCAGATATCCACCCAGATGAGGTGAAATCAGAGGTTTGGCCCGGTCAGGACTTTAACAACAATCGAGTCATGGACTTCAAAAAGGTCCAAGATTGGCAAGACAACGAACTCAGCAAGGCAGATTACGGCCGGATGCCCTGGCATGACGTCTCCATGGCCGTCATCGGCCCTTGTGTATATGATATCGCCGAGCATTTCGTTTTGCGGTGGAACTTTGTCAAACGTGACAAGTATAAACGTGACGAGAGATTCGACTGGATTATACTAGAGGGCCGTGAAGGTGAGGACGAGGATTTGATCGGAGTACAACGGCCAAAGTATCCACAGGGTGACTATCTCAGACACCCCCTGAACCCTCTGAGCACCAAGAATCTGCTCGGTCGAGGTACTGTTAATGCCCAGGTCGTCAGATCCAGCGCCGACTGGTCCAGTGGAATCCTGACAGATCGATCCATTCAAAACGCATATGCAGAGGTTATTGCTACCGCGGAACATTACGTCTATATTGAGAATCAATTCTTCATCACTGCTACCGGCGAGCACCAATCCCCAATCCGCAATACCATTGGCGCGGCCATTGTTGAGGCTGTGGTTCGAGCAGGAAAAGAAGGCCGGAAGTTCAGGGTCATTATTATCATCCCTGCCGTTCCGGGGTTTGCAGGCGATCTTCGAGACGATGCAGCCTCTGGCACAAGAGCCATCATGGATTACCAGTACAAGTCAATATGTCGAGGAGAGCACTCCATCTTTGAGCAGGTCAAGGCTCAGGGAGTCGACCCCACCAaacacatcttcttcttcaacttgagATCATATGACCGCTTGAATAAGACTCCGGCCATAGCTGAAGCGGAGCAGAAGACGGGCATCAAGTACCAGAAAGTCCAGCGAGCTCTTGCCGAAGAGATTATGGGCGAGGGAATCCACGGGACGTCTGATCCTATAGAAAACGAGAGAGACAACCATATGGGACAGGAAAGTGAAAAGGAGAAAGGCCGTAACGAGGCACTGCAAGCCAAGGAGATTtttgaaaaggccaagcccaaggaAGAGGTCCAGACGTCGACTTCTGTCTCACACCACGCCATGGCCGACCAAGAACCTTTAGAAGACGAGCCATGGGCAGATCCAGAGTCCGAAATCAAGAACTGGATCCAGGAGGAGCTCTACGTGcatgccaagctgctgaTTGCCGATGATCGAGTCGTGATTTGCGGCTCGAGTAACCTCAACGATCGCAGTCAGATGGGAAATCACGACAGCGAGCTGAGTATTGTCATGGAAGACACCAATATTGTCAGAACGACGATGGACGGAAGGCCGTTTGAAGCAGGATACCATGCGACGACCTTAAGACGATTCCTTTGGCGAGAGCATCTCGGTCTTTTGCCCCCTCAGGACTTTGATGCCAAGGACGATATCAACGCCCAGCCCCCTAGTGTCGAGCCCGAGAATAACGTCTACGATAATGATGAGAGTTGGAAGTTTGTAGAGGATCCGCTGGGTGACGAGTTGTGGGATCTGTGGACAAGTCGAGCAGACAAGAACACGGAGCTCTTCCGCCACCTCTTTCACGCTGATCCAGACGACCACA TCAAAACATTTGACGATTACGATCGATATTTGCCGCCTAGGGGCGTCAAGTCGGGGCACATTTTCGACCAGTTCATGCCGCCcgaggaggcgaagaagaagctggcgCAGATCAAGGGGCATCTGGTGTGGATGCCGATGGACTTTTTGAAGGATGCAGAGATGGCGGAGCGGGGACTCCAGGTGAATTCGTGGACGGAGAGTGTGTATACTTGA